One Fulvitalea axinellae genomic window carries:
- a CDS encoding M20/M25/M40 family metallo-hydrolase, whose product MKKNVSTLILVVLLALAGLLLARTLIFSSKQIDAKTAEVIPLDNHVAETLSRAIKCQTVSYENKAPNGPEFRKLHEILREAFPMAHQKLSVDTINQYSLLFTWKGRDKYKKPLLLLAHQDVVPAGDDWKEPPFSGKIVQDTIWGRGSLDDKVAVVSILQAVESLLKNNFVPERDILLAFGHDEEIGGSQGAEKIAEHLKSQGIEAEFVLDEGLMITQGMVPGIEKDVALIGIAEKGYLNVDITAVVDGGHSSMPKTYGAIDAVARAITKLNESPFTAHITPPVDEFLDHIGPEMSFTYRVVFANRWLFDPMIIGIYEKTPAGNALVRTTMATTIFDAGYKANVVPRKASSTVNIRMLPGDDREQVLWQMHHSIDTTLVKLHAMEYEYASASKVSSTKTFGYKAVATTVREIFPESLTAPNLLIAGTDSKHYSGISPNIYRFLPVRINPASVEQIHGKNERIAIQDLKNCVRFYRRLIQNTCK is encoded by the coding sequence ATGAAAAAAAACGTATCAACTCTCATCCTCGTCGTTCTTCTCGCATTGGCCGGGCTGTTGCTTGCCCGTACGTTAATATTCAGCTCAAAACAGATCGATGCCAAAACGGCGGAAGTGATCCCGCTGGATAACCACGTTGCGGAAACCCTCTCCCGGGCCATCAAATGCCAAACGGTCTCTTACGAGAACAAAGCGCCCAACGGACCCGAATTCCGAAAACTTCACGAAATTCTGAGAGAAGCTTTCCCAATGGCTCACCAAAAACTGAGCGTCGACACCATTAACCAATATAGCCTGCTGTTTACGTGGAAAGGCCGTGACAAATACAAAAAGCCCTTGCTCCTGCTTGCTCACCAAGACGTAGTGCCCGCCGGCGACGACTGGAAAGAGCCTCCGTTCTCCGGAAAAATCGTGCAGGACACCATCTGGGGCCGTGGTTCGCTGGACGACAAGGTGGCCGTAGTAAGCATTCTCCAAGCCGTGGAATCGTTGCTGAAAAATAATTTCGTTCCCGAAAGGGATATACTCTTGGCTTTTGGTCATGATGAGGAAATCGGCGGAAGCCAAGGAGCGGAAAAAATCGCGGAGCATTTGAAATCGCAGGGAATAGAAGCGGAATTCGTACTTGACGAGGGTTTGATGATAACGCAAGGTATGGTGCCGGGCATCGAGAAAGACGTGGCGCTGATAGGCATTGCGGAAAAAGGCTACCTGAATGTAGATATCACCGCTGTGGTGGACGGCGGGCATTCGTCCATGCCCAAAACTTACGGAGCCATAGACGCCGTGGCCCGGGCGATCACCAAACTCAACGAAAGCCCGTTTACGGCGCATATCACACCACCGGTGGACGAATTTCTGGACCATATCGGCCCCGAGATGTCGTTCACTTACCGTGTGGTGTTCGCCAACCGCTGGCTTTTCGACCCGATGATTATCGGCATTTACGAAAAAACGCCCGCCGGCAACGCACTAGTCCGCACCACCATGGCCACAACTATTTTCGACGCCGGCTACAAAGCCAACGTAGTGCCCCGAAAAGCGAGCTCGACGGTGAATATAAGAATGCTCCCCGGCGACGACCGCGAACAGGTGCTTTGGCAAATGCACCACTCTATCGACACCACGCTGGTAAAACTCCATGCGATGGAATACGAATACGCCTCGGCTTCGAAAGTTTCGAGCACCAAAACGTTCGGATACAAAGCCGTAGCCACTACGGTAAGGGAAATTTTTCCGGAAAGCCTGACCGCCCCGAACCTCCTTATCGCCGGGACGGATTCGAAACATTATTCCGGAATCAGCCCGAATATCTATCGCTTTCTTCCCGTCAGGATCAATCCTGCCAGTGTAGAACAAATTCACGGCAAAAACGAGCGCATAGCTATCCAAGATCTGAAAAACTGCGTGCGGTTTTACCGAAGGCTAATACAGAATACCTGCAAGTGA
- a CDS encoding polysaccharide deacetylase family protein, with protein MRSMKASPNLFIIYYHKILPRLGYEPSWRQFDFELRYLKQFFDIVTLDEVHAYLKGEWKPKRTSVVITFDDGYVDNLVYAYPLLKKHKIKATLFAVASRINQDADIGKMRPTLEDYWNGKVAFSELVEPVTMGEANTQFFVEGKSPDFMSVSELNSVKDHFDVEGHLNVHARSFYEDRILGVWDNRNTKSHPKYGVHYSDVNRYGECPYIGLPVFPSRNNIAVRQGKLKPEVKDYIQSLGKDFFEKPDYAQTLIKDLENRFPERLDFETVEEQKQRVDTEMRESKADLERLINQPVRYLSFPFGDHDDISCEIASKYFDLAVTVEKDIVRPNQDPYRVPRGAIAKDVFSFLARVERFRWKK; from the coding sequence ATGAGATCTATGAAGGCGAGTCCTAATCTATTCATAATATATTACCATAAGATTCTTCCCCGGTTAGGCTATGAACCTTCGTGGAGACAGTTTGACTTTGAGTTACGATACCTGAAACAGTTTTTTGATATTGTAACTCTGGATGAGGTACACGCTTATTTGAAAGGCGAATGGAAGCCGAAGCGTACTTCGGTGGTGATAACTTTTGATGATGGCTATGTTGACAATTTAGTCTACGCTTATCCATTACTGAAGAAACATAAGATTAAGGCGACCTTGTTTGCGGTGGCTTCGCGGATTAACCAAGATGCGGACATCGGGAAGATGAGGCCGACTCTGGAAGATTATTGGAACGGGAAAGTAGCCTTTTCCGAATTGGTGGAGCCAGTGACAATGGGCGAGGCTAACACACAGTTTTTTGTCGAGGGAAAATCGCCCGACTTCATGAGCGTATCGGAGTTGAACTCCGTTAAAGATCATTTTGATGTTGAGGGCCACCTTAACGTGCATGCTCGGTCATTCTATGAAGATCGAATCTTGGGAGTTTGGGATAACCGCAATACGAAGTCGCATCCCAAATACGGTGTGCATTACAGTGACGTGAATCGCTATGGCGAATGTCCGTATATCGGGTTGCCGGTATTTCCCAGCAGAAACAACATCGCCGTAAGGCAAGGGAAGCTAAAGCCTGAGGTGAAAGATTACATTCAAAGTCTGGGAAAGGATTTCTTCGAGAAGCCTGATTATGCCCAAACCTTGATCAAGGATTTGGAAAACAGATTTCCCGAAAGGCTGGATTTTGAGACTGTGGAAGAACAGAAACAAAGGGTAGACACCGAAATGAGGGAATCCAAGGCGGATCTTGAGCGTCTGATCAATCAGCCTGTCCGGTATCTGTCATTCCCTTTTGGCGACCATGATGATATCTCGTGCGAAATAGCCTCCAAATATTTCGACTTGGCGGTAACCGTAGAGAAAGATATTGTGCGCCCAAACCAAGATCCTTATCGGGTTCCCAGAGGTGCCATAGCCAAGGATGTGTTTTCTTTCTTGGCCAGGGTCGAGCGTTTCCGTTGGAAAAAATAG
- a CDS encoding glycosyltransferase family 4 protein, producing MNRNYKVLMLINGVGWGGTKEQTYLVTKGLKKEGIDVHIALADQYDEMRDKLRPFDVTEHVYEYIGKNSRWSISQARRLAGIIDREGFDFVVANSPKVVGYLSIAKLFMRTKPCIISVKRSGRKSGWLSKIFKYHIADKIVVVSEGVTEQMKRDNFYPEKLVTIQSGVPTDLFQPNTENRIRLRKELGIAEDKKVFINVANWNPKVKAQDKLIEAFAKVKDTDALLVLAGGSTDTVAMEHARKMNVGNRVIGLGYRNDVPALLDMADYYVLSSNLEGVAGSVIQAMIMGKVTLSTLAGGIGSYLKDGENGFTVPVGDFEGMTAKMEKMLGLSPEEEERIIREAKRTGETFSIKKTVEKYIQLFDEIYEGES from the coding sequence ATGAATAGGAATTACAAAGTCTTGATGCTAATCAACGGAGTTGGTTGGGGAGGCACAAAAGAACAGACTTATTTGGTAACCAAAGGTCTGAAAAAGGAAGGGATTGACGTTCACATTGCTTTAGCGGATCAATATGATGAGATGCGTGATAAGCTACGTCCATTTGATGTGACTGAACACGTGTACGAATATATAGGCAAGAATAGCCGTTGGAGCATTTCCCAAGCTAGGCGATTGGCCGGTATTATTGATAGGGAGGGGTTTGATTTTGTCGTGGCCAATTCACCGAAGGTTGTGGGCTATTTGTCCATTGCCAAGTTATTTATGCGTACCAAACCCTGCATAATAAGCGTCAAACGGTCGGGACGGAAGTCGGGATGGTTGTCGAAGATTTTCAAGTACCATATCGCCGATAAGATTGTGGTAGTGTCGGAAGGAGTTACCGAGCAAATGAAGCGAGATAACTTTTACCCGGAAAAGTTGGTGACGATACAAAGTGGAGTGCCGACGGATCTTTTCCAGCCGAATACGGAAAACCGCATACGCTTGAGAAAGGAATTGGGAATAGCGGAGGACAAGAAAGTCTTTATAAACGTAGCGAACTGGAACCCTAAAGTTAAGGCACAAGACAAACTTATAGAGGCTTTCGCCAAAGTAAAAGACACTGACGCATTGCTTGTGTTGGCCGGAGGATCAACCGATACTGTGGCCATGGAGCATGCCCGTAAAATGAACGTAGGCAACCGGGTGATTGGCTTAGGTTACCGTAATGACGTTCCCGCACTGTTGGATATGGCCGATTATTATGTTTTGTCGTCCAACCTTGAGGGCGTGGCGGGCTCAGTTATCCAAGCTATGATTATGGGAAAAGTGACTTTATCTACCTTGGCCGGTGGCATTGGGAGTTACTTGAAAGACGGAGAAAACGGCTTTACGGTCCCTGTCGGTGATTTTGAGGGAATGACCGCAAAGATGGAGAAAATGTTAGGGCTTAGCCCAGAAGAAGAGGAACGCATTATACGTGAGGCGAAGCGGACAGGAGAAACGTTCTCTATCAAAAAGACTGTGGAGAAGTATATACAATTATTCGATGAGATCTATGAAGGCGAGTCCTAA
- a CDS encoding replication initiation protein: MKTQTSLEMYKDYKIVKSNELINSKSRFTLMQQRIILLMAARIKITDADFIPYHISISEILGLGPNDKVKGQQYNDIREAAVGLTNSAIYLQQGDKWRSMAFISVAEGEKGKNFITVQFSPQMKPFLLNLKDNYTSYFLKHVFSFRSAHSIRIYELLAQYYPKIRSRKFDLEYLKDMLYVGDKYNRFFDFKKYVIEVSVKEINALSDIYVEYEVEKKGRKVVGLIFHMSKNVQNVPSEQENQEDKMDMTLLPSPPMIPKEKAEKKPKKKKEKPVAPAMEESPAWIVAEQEAGQLSLDLVAEGKAAAKPATGIKPATIQKLEQKYGKALTDFYVKKVSALDEVANKTGYLITALKSGYYQEEFEGMSAEADRKRKLAEERERKQSYERKKQEISAEYDEYLKNLKRRLLAEATEDDQAEYLFDLETSSNSYLKKFIAEWEADQPSETALGFYGTWLIENKLDDSAQELIKSLASYAKAKHGFEIED, from the coding sequence ATGAAAACGCAGACCTCGCTGGAGATGTACAAGGACTACAAGATAGTTAAGAGTAACGAGCTCATTAATTCCAAGAGCCGGTTTACGTTGATGCAGCAGAGAATCATATTGCTGATGGCGGCGAGGATCAAAATCACCGACGCGGATTTTATCCCTTACCATATCTCGATTTCGGAGATTTTGGGATTGGGGCCCAACGACAAGGTGAAAGGCCAGCAATATAACGATATCCGAGAGGCGGCGGTGGGGCTTACCAATAGCGCCATTTATCTACAGCAGGGCGACAAGTGGCGTTCGATGGCCTTTATTAGCGTGGCCGAGGGCGAGAAAGGCAAGAACTTTATCACCGTTCAGTTCTCGCCGCAGATGAAACCTTTCTTGCTGAACCTAAAGGACAATTACACCAGCTATTTTCTCAAGCACGTCTTTTCCTTTCGCAGCGCCCATTCTATCCGTATTTACGAATTGCTGGCGCAATATTATCCCAAAATCCGGTCGAGGAAATTCGATTTGGAATACTTGAAAGATATGCTGTATGTGGGTGATAAGTACAACCGCTTTTTCGATTTTAAGAAATATGTGATCGAAGTGTCGGTAAAGGAAATAAACGCCTTGTCCGATATTTACGTGGAGTATGAAGTGGAGAAAAAAGGCCGTAAAGTGGTCGGGCTGATTTTCCATATGTCGAAAAACGTGCAGAACGTACCTTCCGAACAGGAGAATCAGGAAGACAAAATGGATATGACACTTTTGCCTTCGCCTCCGATGATTCCGAAGGAGAAAGCCGAAAAGAAGCCAAAGAAAAAGAAAGAAAAACCGGTAGCGCCTGCAATGGAGGAAAGCCCGGCTTGGATTGTAGCGGAACAGGAAGCGGGCCAGTTAAGCCTGGACCTAGTGGCGGAAGGAAAAGCGGCTGCCAAACCGGCAACGGGAATAAAGCCGGCAACTATCCAGAAACTGGAACAGAAGTACGGAAAGGCATTGACCGATTTTTATGTGAAGAAGGTAAGCGCTTTGGACGAGGTGGCAAACAAGACGGGTTATCTGATTACGGCTCTGAAATCGGGTTATTATCAGGAGGAATTTGAGGGAATGTCCGCTGAGGCCGACCGCAAAAGAAAGTTGGCGGAAGAGCGGGAAAGGAAACAGAGCTACGAGCGAAAGAAACAGGAAATATCCGCGGAGTATGACGAGTATTTGAAAAACCTAAAACGTCGTCTTTTGGCCGAAGCAACCGAAGACGATCAGGCCGAATACCTTTTCGACTTGGAAACGTCGTCAAATTCTTATCTGAAAAAATTCATAGCCGAATGGGAGGCCGACCAACCGAGCGAGACTGCTTTGGGATTTTACGGAACGTGGCTTATCGAAAACAAACTTGACGACAGCGCTCAGGAACTGATAAAAAGCCTTGCTTCATACGCCAAAGCCAAACACGGTTTTGAGATAGAAGATTGA
- a CDS encoding ParB N-terminal domain-containing protein, with protein MNKRKRLIPTIALAKDKKLAQDAEIKNKIRIYDELRDLIPPLVDEEFEQLEANILKEGCREPLLYWHNKQTDEYVLVDGHNRHRVCTTHGLDFPLKAIEVSDLQTAKDWMIDNQLGRRNLSKEQKIYLVGLRYNREKEDRGGYKGSMGQNDPLTKYNENTEIDNHDFVGEKSMGQNDPLTKHNEKQEKSNSAERIAKENNMSPKSVKRAANYATGLDKLAEENPEIKTKILSGKLKVKQADIESLSKSDSIPKLESEKEIGTQAEKARVEKRTVKKDSSKPTIQEEPVWEVRTKQIVESELFLTESINRIKESEGEKKLTEAKKLKAELERYIKLFN; from the coding sequence ATGAATAAACGAAAAAGACTGATCCCGACTATAGCCTTGGCCAAAGACAAGAAACTGGCCCAAGACGCCGAGATCAAGAACAAAATCCGCATATACGACGAGCTCCGCGACCTTATTCCGCCGTTGGTAGACGAGGAATTCGAACAGCTGGAAGCGAACATACTCAAAGAGGGGTGTCGTGAGCCCTTGCTGTATTGGCACAATAAGCAAACCGACGAGTACGTATTGGTAGACGGCCACAACCGCCACCGGGTCTGCACCACACACGGGCTCGACTTTCCGCTGAAAGCGATTGAGGTAAGTGACCTGCAAACCGCCAAAGACTGGATGATCGACAACCAGCTTGGGCGACGGAACCTGAGCAAAGAGCAGAAAATCTACTTGGTGGGGCTTCGCTACAATAGGGAAAAAGAAGACCGTGGCGGTTACAAAGGGTCAATGGGTCAAAATGACCCTTTGACAAAGTACAATGAAAACACGGAAATAGATAATCATGATTTCGTTGGGGAGAAATCAATGGGCCAAAATGACCCTTTGACAAAACACAACGAAAAACAGGAAAAGTCTAATTCTGCTGAACGAATTGCCAAGGAGAACAATATGAGTCCGAAAAGCGTGAAACGCGCGGCGAACTACGCAACGGGACTCGACAAACTGGCGGAAGAAAATCCGGAGATAAAAACGAAAATTCTGTCGGGCAAACTCAAAGTAAAGCAAGCCGATATCGAGAGCCTTTCGAAGTCCGATTCTATTCCGAAACTTGAATCGGAAAAAGAGATCGGAACGCAAGCGGAAAAGGCTAGGGTTGAGAAACGAACTGTTAAGAAAGACTCGTCTAAACCGACAATACAGGAAGAGCCTGTGTGGGAAGTCAGAACTAAACAAATAGTTGAAAGCGAACTTTTCTTAACTGAATCTATAAATCGAATTAAGGAATCAGAAGGCGAGAAGAAGTTAACAGAAGCGAAAAAATTGAAAGCTGAATTGGAACGCTACATTAAGCTTTTCAATTGA
- a CDS encoding ParA family protein: MKLSNDTVSEFLKENSALSLSALEKEANLSTGLLSKVLKGERALNDSHLDKIGPVLLKYGYRETADGQEAKVIAMVNHKGGVGKTTTTANLGKALSMLGKRVLMVDMDPQGNLSQCFGIDEPTVQLYDALVNGDELPLEEIGDGLYISPSDVDLSLADVELHQRPDGYLRLRKVLEKHITNFDYILLDCPPSLGILTSNALIASDSFVLIIQPETLAIKGLNTILKTVDQIKDGLNEKLDLEGILFTLVDKRTINHQTIMNHVKESFPYFRTFETVIRNNMALSEATMLSQDIFTYAPKSNGAVDYMAVCNELTHE, from the coding sequence AACCGGACTCCTGAGCAAAGTGCTTAAGGGGGAACGGGCCCTGAATGATAGCCACCTCGACAAGATAGGGCCTGTGCTACTCAAATACGGATACCGGGAAACGGCCGACGGGCAGGAAGCCAAGGTTATCGCGATGGTGAACCACAAGGGGGGAGTGGGCAAAACCACAACAACAGCCAATTTGGGCAAAGCCCTGTCGATGCTAGGCAAGCGGGTATTGATGGTGGACATGGACCCGCAGGGCAACCTCAGCCAGTGCTTCGGGATAGACGAGCCGACGGTACAGCTTTACGACGCTTTGGTAAACGGCGACGAACTGCCGCTGGAGGAGATCGGCGATGGCCTATACATCAGCCCTTCAGACGTTGACCTTTCCCTCGCCGACGTGGAACTCCACCAACGTCCGGACGGATACCTGCGTTTGCGTAAAGTCCTCGAAAAGCATATCACCAACTTCGACTACATCCTTCTGGATTGTCCGCCCTCGCTCGGCATCCTAACTTCAAACGCCCTGATCGCTTCTGACAGTTTCGTGCTTATTATACAGCCTGAGACTTTGGCCATAAAAGGTTTGAACACGATCCTGAAAACGGTGGACCAAATCAAAGACGGACTGAACGAAAAGCTGGATTTGGAAGGAATCCTCTTTACGCTGGTAGACAAAAGAACGATCAACCACCAGACGATCATGAACCACGTAAAAGAGAGCTTTCCGTATTTCCGGACATTCGAAACCGTGATCCGGAACAATATGGCCCTGAGCGAAGCCACGATGCTGAGCCAGGACATCTTCACTTACGCCCCTAAAAGTAATGGCGCCGTAGACTATATGGCTGTTTGTAACGAACTGACCCATGAATAA